One window from the genome of Dyadobacter sp. CECT 9275 encodes:
- a CDS encoding DUF1553 domain-containing protein, translating into MKKSVFIGIGIGVLMLSAWSWRGWLGHKVDYNTEVKPILNKHCMGCHGGVKKAGDVSFLFEHEMLEPGKSGKIPVVRGNAEASEMIRRIESKDPDERMPKNGVPLTDEEVSILKKWINEGAEWKQHWSYTRIEKPEVPSAGNIWNLYGLLDAGNSKWAKNEIDHFVLDRLKKEDLSPSPEADRATLIRRVSLDITGLPPTQKEVTDFEKDKSANAYEKVVDRLLQSPAYGERWTSMWMDLARYADTKGYESDGGRTMWRYRDYVVKSFNEDKPFDKFTIEQLAGDLIPGDKDGFPTRENIIATGFHRNTMTNNEGGTDDEEFRTAALIDRVNTTWEVWQGTTFGCVQCHSHPYDPIRHEDYYKYMAFFNNTRDEDVWDEWPKMRFYKGEDSAKVERVKQWISAHDSKLTGEFAQFMHVMEPKINAHNFEKGDQSTVLLISYYGVKDKGNARIPKVDLSGAGQLVMNVSTGAENAVLSFHLDKIDGPLLAKVAVPKRDTVVVAPIPAVNGSHDVFLKLSSPTKPEDWVRITWLAFQKLLPGAGEKDYVKIVEDYASVLSKYPESMPVLWEGKKDFARKTQVFVRGNWMVKGAEVKADVPKLLAPIPKEYSRDRLGLAKWMVNRDNALTSRVIVNRFWEQLFGRGIVETVEDFGSQGSEPTHRELLDWLAVSFMEDYQWSVKKLLKEIVMSATYRQSSKTDQERIEKDPYNIWISRGPRVRLSAEQVRDQALACSGLLSKKMYGPSVMPPQPDKIWQSPYSGEKWVLSEGEDRYRRGVYTYWKRTAPYPSMTTFDAPSREFCQSRRILTNTPLQALVTLNDPVYLEAAQNLATKMLKSGKTPDQQLKEGYRLLTYQPIEEKSLKVLVKVYNEALQAYKRKPGEVDSILVYRKERSPELAALTVSANVLLNLDNVVTKE; encoded by the coding sequence ATGAAAAAGTCCGTTTTCATAGGTATCGGGATAGGCGTTTTAATGTTGTCGGCATGGTCGTGGCGGGGCTGGTTAGGACATAAGGTAGATTACAATACCGAAGTCAAGCCCATCCTGAACAAACATTGTATGGGTTGCCATGGTGGTGTCAAGAAAGCTGGGGATGTCAGTTTCCTTTTTGAACACGAAATGCTGGAGCCTGGGAAATCCGGTAAGATTCCGGTGGTGAGAGGAAATGCGGAAGCCAGTGAAATGATCCGTCGCATAGAAAGCAAGGATCCTGATGAAAGAATGCCAAAAAATGGCGTACCACTGACTGACGAAGAAGTATCCATACTGAAAAAGTGGATCAATGAAGGTGCAGAATGGAAGCAGCACTGGTCATACACGCGTATTGAAAAGCCAGAAGTACCTTCGGCGGGGAATATCTGGAACCTGTATGGTTTGCTGGATGCGGGCAATAGCAAATGGGCAAAAAACGAGATCGATCATTTTGTCCTAGACAGATTAAAAAAGGAAGATCTTTCGCCATCACCCGAAGCGGACCGCGCAACCCTGATCCGAAGGGTTAGCCTTGATATCACAGGCTTGCCCCCAACGCAGAAGGAAGTTACCGATTTTGAAAAGGATAAGTCGGCCAATGCTTATGAAAAGGTAGTGGATCGGCTATTACAATCACCTGCTTATGGTGAAAGGTGGACATCTATGTGGATGGATCTTGCGCGTTATGCCGATACCAAAGGTTATGAGAGTGACGGCGGGCGGACCATGTGGCGATACCGCGACTATGTTGTCAAATCATTTAACGAAGATAAACCGTTTGACAAGTTTACCATTGAACAGCTTGCCGGTGACCTGATACCCGGTGATAAAGACGGATTCCCTACACGCGAAAACATCATTGCTACGGGTTTCCACCGTAATACCATGACCAACAATGAGGGAGGTACCGATGACGAGGAGTTCCGGACTGCCGCCTTGATTGACCGCGTTAATACTACCTGGGAAGTATGGCAGGGGACCACATTTGGCTGTGTGCAGTGCCATAGCCATCCTTATGATCCTATTCGTCACGAGGATTATTATAAATACATGGCCTTTTTCAACAACACCCGGGATGAGGATGTGTGGGACGAATGGCCTAAAATGCGTTTTTACAAAGGAGAGGATTCTGCCAAGGTAGAGAGAGTAAAACAATGGATCAGCGCACATGACAGTAAGCTAACCGGCGAGTTTGCCCAGTTTATGCATGTGATGGAGCCCAAAATCAATGCGCATAATTTCGAAAAAGGAGACCAGTCTACCGTTTTGCTCATATCCTATTATGGTGTGAAAGACAAAGGAAATGCAAGGATTCCAAAAGTGGATCTTTCGGGAGCAGGGCAGTTGGTAATGAATGTGTCTACGGGTGCAGAAAATGCGGTTCTTTCTTTCCATCTGGATAAAATTGATGGGCCGTTGCTGGCCAAAGTGGCCGTTCCTAAAAGAGATACCGTGGTGGTGGCCCCTATACCTGCAGTAAATGGGAGCCATGATGTTTTCCTGAAATTATCCAGCCCCACAAAACCTGAAGATTGGGTGAGGATCACATGGCTGGCTTTCCAGAAATTGTTACCTGGTGCGGGAGAAAAAGATTATGTCAAAATTGTGGAGGATTATGCCAGCGTGCTTTCAAAGTACCCGGAAAGCATGCCGGTATTATGGGAGGGAAAAAAGGATTTTGCGCGGAAAACGCAGGTATTTGTAAGAGGAAATTGGATGGTGAAAGGAGCTGAAGTAAAAGCAGACGTGCCCAAGCTTCTGGCTCCCATACCAAAGGAGTATTCAAGGGACCGGCTTGGTCTTGCCAAGTGGATGGTGAACAGAGATAATGCTCTTACTTCCCGGGTAATTGTCAACCGGTTCTGGGAGCAGTTGTTTGGAAGAGGTATCGTAGAGACGGTAGAGGATTTTGGCTCACAAGGCAGCGAACCTACGCATCGTGAACTGCTGGACTGGCTGGCAGTTTCTTTTATGGAGGACTATCAATGGAGCGTAAAAAAACTCCTGAAGGAAATAGTGATGTCGGCTACTTACCGGCAAAGCTCAAAAACAGATCAGGAACGTATTGAGAAAGATCCTTATAATATCTGGATATCCCGCGGGCCGCGGGTTCGTTTAAGTGCGGAGCAGGTTCGGGATCAGGCACTTGCGTGCAGCGGTCTTTTGTCCAAAAAAATGTATGGCCCCAGTGTCATGCCACCTCAGCCGGATAAGATCTGGCAGTCGCCGTACAGTGGTGAGAAATGGGTTTTAAGTGAAGGAGAAGACAGGTATCGTCGTGGAGTTTATACCTACTGGAAACGTACGGCTCCTTATCCCTCCATGACCACTTTTGACGCACCGAGCAGGGAATTTTGCCAGTCCAGACGTATTCTTACCAATACTCCCTTGCAGGCGCTTGTAACTTTGAATGACCCCGTTTACCTGGAAGCAGCCCAAAATCTGGCCACAAAAATGTTGAAAAGCGGAAAAACACCAGACCAGCAGCTGAAGGAAGGGTATCGTCTGCTGACCTACCAGCCAATAGAGGAGAAAAGCCTGAAAGTACTGGTAAAAGTTTATAACGAAGCCTTACAGGCCTATAAGCGAAAACCTGGAGAAGTGGATAGCATATTGGTTTACAGAAAAGAACGGTCGCCGGAACTTGCTGCATTGACGGTTTCGGCCAACGTCCTGCTGAACCTGGATAATGTCGTGACCAAGGAGTAG
- a CDS encoding DUF1501 domain-containing protein, with translation MEKLLKELQHAELQRQTRRHFLQSCGFGLGALGLGTMLNSCGTSNAEAAGAAAQAKIPQFAPKAKRVIYIHMAGAPSQLELFDYKPELLKYHGKDCPAEFLEGKKFAFIQGVPKMLGPQGKFKQYGQSGAWMSDYVPYLQTVADEITFFKAMHTDQFNHAPAQLLMHTGSARLGRPSLGAWTVYGLGSENHNLPGFIVLASGGQQPDAGKSVFGSGFLPSVYQGVQCRTGGDPVLYVSDPNGMNRNMRKQTIEAINEINRQTYEDVRDPEILTRISQYEMAFRMQMSVPEVMDVSKEPPFILDMYGVKPGDGTFAMNCLLARKLVENDVRFVQLFDWGWDGHGTSANHNVEGGLRQKCRESDQAITALLQDLKMRGLLEETLVIWGAEFGRTPMQENRNGLVMPYMGRDHHLEAFTMWMAGGGVKKGYSHGETDELGYYGVKDRTHVHDLQATILHLMGFDHEKFTYPFQGRNFRLTDTEGKVVNQVLA, from the coding sequence ATGGAAAAATTATTAAAAGAATTACAACATGCAGAACTGCAGCGTCAGACGAGGCGGCATTTTTTGCAATCCTGTGGATTTGGACTAGGGGCGCTCGGGCTGGGAACGATGTTGAATTCCTGTGGTACCTCCAATGCGGAAGCGGCAGGGGCGGCGGCGCAGGCCAAAATACCACAATTTGCACCAAAGGCTAAAAGAGTAATATACATTCACATGGCCGGAGCGCCGTCCCAGCTGGAGTTGTTCGACTACAAGCCGGAGCTTCTCAAATACCATGGTAAAGACTGTCCTGCGGAATTTTTGGAAGGTAAAAAATTTGCCTTCATACAAGGTGTACCTAAAATGCTTGGTCCGCAGGGGAAATTTAAACAATATGGGCAATCCGGGGCCTGGATGTCCGACTATGTGCCCTACCTGCAGACCGTTGCTGACGAAATTACTTTTTTCAAAGCCATGCATACGGACCAGTTCAACCACGCCCCTGCACAGCTGCTGATGCATACCGGCAGTGCGCGACTGGGGCGGCCAAGTCTGGGTGCATGGACGGTATACGGATTAGGTTCCGAGAATCATAATTTGCCGGGGTTCATTGTACTTGCCTCTGGTGGACAGCAGCCTGATGCTGGAAAAAGTGTATTTGGAAGCGGCTTTTTACCCTCTGTTTATCAGGGCGTTCAATGCCGGACTGGCGGAGATCCGGTACTTTATGTTTCGGACCCCAACGGGATGAACAGGAATATGCGCAAGCAAACGATTGAAGCCATCAATGAAATTAACAGGCAGACTTACGAGGATGTCCGTGATCCCGAAATCCTGACGCGTATAAGCCAGTATGAAATGGCCTTTCGTATGCAGATGTCGGTACCGGAGGTAATGGATGTTTCCAAAGAACCACCTTTCATACTGGATATGTATGGCGTAAAACCCGGAGACGGGACTTTCGCCATGAATTGTCTGCTGGCTCGCAAGCTGGTTGAGAATGATGTAAGGTTCGTGCAGCTTTTCGACTGGGGCTGGGATGGACACGGTACTTCTGCAAACCATAACGTGGAGGGAGGTCTACGGCAAAAATGCCGGGAATCGGATCAGGCAATTACCGCTCTTCTTCAGGATCTTAAAATGAGGGGTTTACTGGAAGAAACACTGGTGATTTGGGGAGCGGAATTTGGCCGTACGCCCATGCAGGAAAACCGTAACGGGCTGGTGATGCCCTATATGGGCCGTGATCACCACCTGGAAGCATTCACGATGTGGATGGCCGGTGGCGGCGTAAAGAAAGGATATTCACACGGTGAAACGGACGAGCTGGGGTATTATGGAGTAAAAGACAGGACACATGTACATGATCTGCAGGCAACCATTCTTCACCTGATGGGCTTCGACCATGAGAAATTTACGTATCCGTTTCAGGGAAGAAATTTCCGGTTGACAGATACGGAGGGAAAAGTAGTAAACCAGGTTTTGGCTTAA
- a CDS encoding L-rhamnose mutarotase yields MQGNQVLAFRMQLKPGFEAEYRKRHDEIWPELASLLRDAGILEYYIFLDEVTLALFAFQKLGENPQTGQLSSLPIMKKWWDHMADIMEVNEDNSPKVISCPEVFRL; encoded by the coding sequence ATGCAGGGAAATCAGGTACTCGCATTCCGGATGCAGCTTAAACCGGGCTTTGAAGCAGAATATAGAAAACGGCATGATGAGATATGGCCAGAACTCGCCAGTCTGCTGAGAGACGCAGGTATTCTGGAATACTATATTTTTTTGGACGAAGTAACCCTTGCACTTTTTGCATTTCAAAAATTAGGAGAAAACCCTCAAACAGGACAGCTTTCTTCCCTCCCGATCATGAAAAAATGGTGGGACCACATGGCTGATATCATGGAAGTAAATGAAGATAATTCTCCAAAAGTAATATCTTGTCCTGAGGTATTCCGGCTATGA
- a CDS encoding c-type cytochrome domain-containing protein, producing the protein MDYPLLQASGWALFIGRFHPVLVHLPIGFLLIAALLEIGRRTGRIGVSESAMSFILFWSAVGATLACVAGYLLSLGGGYEAELLDDHMWQGIGVAAFAWIAWLVKSDAFGDKIPFGPAFYLPAFCLATILTFTAGHEGGSLTHGEEYLTQYTPEPFRSIAGMPPLQEKAIEAKPITNVQEAVVYKDIVQPILETRCTQCHNASKKKGDLRMDELALLLKGGKGGPAFVSGKSAESDMIRRCLLPEGDDDHMPPKGKPQLSTQQIALLSWWIDQGAPADKKVSELTVSEQMKPVLASLGSGLAGSVSQMQVSAIEGLKVAKADPKAIENLEKAGLIVHPLANDQNLIEVSAVNAADFGDEQLGLLIPLADQIAWLKLGRTKISDNGLKELSKLKNLNKLHLEHTAVTDAGLVHLKDLSKLEYINLVDTKVTDSGLKSVMQVKNLKSVYVWRSAVTDSGVVQIARSYPKIQIVNGFNEATVAQFVKTGDTTRAETKVK; encoded by the coding sequence ATGGATTACCCGCTTCTTCAAGCTTCCGGCTGGGCTCTTTTCATCGGAAGATTTCACCCTGTACTGGTACATTTGCCTATAGGTTTTTTGCTGATAGCTGCCCTTCTGGAAATCGGCAGACGCACCGGACGTATCGGTGTAAGCGAATCTGCAATGTCTTTTATTCTGTTTTGGTCGGCCGTTGGTGCCACGCTGGCTTGTGTGGCGGGCTATTTGCTTTCGTTGGGAGGAGGATATGAAGCCGAATTGCTGGACGACCACATGTGGCAGGGAATTGGCGTAGCTGCTTTTGCCTGGATTGCCTGGCTCGTCAAGTCGGATGCTTTCGGGGATAAAATTCCTTTTGGACCGGCGTTTTATTTACCCGCTTTTTGCCTGGCAACAATTCTGACCTTCACTGCGGGCCATGAAGGAGGTTCACTTACCCACGGAGAGGAATATCTGACCCAGTACACCCCTGAACCTTTCAGGAGTATAGCTGGAATGCCGCCGTTGCAGGAGAAAGCCATAGAGGCCAAGCCGATTACAAATGTCCAGGAGGCGGTAGTGTATAAGGATATTGTCCAGCCGATACTCGAAACCCGGTGCACGCAGTGCCACAATGCTTCCAAGAAAAAGGGTGACTTGCGGATGGATGAGCTGGCTTTATTATTAAAAGGAGGCAAAGGCGGGCCCGCTTTTGTGTCTGGCAAAAGTGCGGAAAGTGATATGATCCGCCGTTGCCTGTTACCGGAGGGAGACGACGATCACATGCCGCCAAAAGGCAAACCGCAGCTGAGTACCCAGCAGATTGCGCTGTTGTCGTGGTGGATAGACCAGGGAGCGCCTGCTGACAAAAAGGTCTCCGAGTTAACTGTTTCCGAACAAATGAAACCCGTTCTGGCAAGTCTGGGATCTGGTTTGGCTGGTTCGGTATCGCAAATGCAGGTATCAGCTATTGAAGGGCTGAAAGTTGCAAAGGCAGACCCGAAAGCAATTGAAAACCTGGAAAAAGCCGGGCTCATTGTACATCCCCTGGCAAATGATCAAAACCTTATTGAGGTGAGTGCCGTGAATGCGGCTGATTTCGGGGATGAACAACTTGGATTGCTGATACCTTTGGCAGATCAGATCGCCTGGCTGAAATTGGGCAGAACCAAAATTTCTGACAATGGCCTGAAAGAGCTATCTAAACTGAAAAACCTGAACAAACTTCATTTGGAACATACCGCTGTCACGGACGCGGGCCTCGTACATCTGAAGGATCTGTCAAAGCTGGAATATATCAACCTGGTGGATACGAAAGTGACCGACTCAGGCCTTAAAAGTGTGATGCAGGTCAAAAATCTGAAATCGGTATATGTATGGCGTTCTGCGGTGACAGATAGCGGGGTGGTACAAATTGCAAGATCATACCCCAAAATCCAGATCGTAAATGGGTTTAACGAAGCCACTGTTGCGCAGTTTGTAAAGACGGGAGATACCACCAGGGCAGAAACGAAAGTAAAATAA
- a CDS encoding sugar phosphate isomerase/epimerase family protein, giving the protein MDRRNFMSSAIGGTGLLAGLDSIMSQTGAPAQFADKFALKILGTNWGFSGTTDQFCAAVKKEGYDGIEIWWQGNKEKREELFAALKKYDLEVGFLCGAGDTEYNAHLASFKNSINAATSQFDRKPLYINCHSGRDFFTYDQNRAIIDHTTEATAKTGIPIYHETHRGRMLFAAHITRNFIEKNPALRLTLDISHWCNVHESLLENQQETVKLALSRVGHIHSRIGHAEGPQVSDPRAPEWEAEVKAHFTWWDTVVEQKVKNGETLTFLTEFGPPNYLPTLPYTAQPVADQWAINVHMMKLLRKRYLK; this is encoded by the coding sequence ATGGATCGTAGAAATTTCATGAGTTCGGCCATAGGCGGTACAGGACTACTTGCCGGATTAGATAGTATAATGTCACAGACAGGTGCGCCGGCTCAATTTGCCGATAAGTTTGCGCTCAAGATACTGGGGACCAACTGGGGGTTTTCGGGTACTACGGATCAGTTTTGCGCCGCAGTAAAAAAAGAGGGTTACGACGGGATTGAAATATGGTGGCAGGGTAATAAGGAAAAGAGGGAAGAACTCTTCGCGGCACTGAAAAAGTATGACCTGGAAGTAGGATTTTTATGCGGAGCGGGTGATACTGAATATAATGCACACCTGGCATCTTTTAAGAATTCGATCAACGCCGCTACTTCTCAGTTTGATCGCAAACCATTGTATATCAATTGTCATAGTGGAAGGGATTTTTTTACCTATGATCAAAACAGGGCCATCATTGATCATACCACCGAAGCAACTGCCAAAACCGGCATTCCTATTTATCATGAAACGCACAGGGGCCGCATGCTTTTTGCGGCGCACATAACGCGAAATTTCATTGAAAAAAATCCGGCACTGCGCCTTACCCTGGATATCTCGCACTGGTGTAATGTTCATGAAAGCCTATTGGAGAACCAGCAGGAAACGGTCAAACTCGCTCTTTCCCGCGTGGGACATATTCACTCCCGCATTGGGCATGCAGAAGGCCCGCAGGTTAGTGACCCGCGTGCTCCGGAATGGGAAGCGGAGGTGAAAGCACATTTCACCTGGTGGGATACTGTGGTAGAACAAAAGGTGAAAAATGGAGAAACGCTGACATTCTTAACGGAATTCGGTCCGCCCAATTATTTACCTACACTGCCTTATACCGCGCAACCAGTAGCTGACCAGTGGGCTATTAATGTGCACATGATGAAATTACTGAGGAAGCGCTATCTAAAATAG
- a CDS encoding GAF domain-containing protein, with protein MAEELIIPKTTDRSEIYATLLPQIESVIGSESDLTANLANITAVLKEAFGFFWVGFYVVKEGQLVLGPFQGPLACTRIPFNKGVCGASYTRKETIVVPDVDKFPGHIACSSASRSEIVLPVLHRNGTVAMVLDVDSDQLDDFDETDTEGLKRIVKLVEKKL; from the coding sequence ATGGCGGAAGAACTTATCATTCCAAAAACAACGGACCGGAGCGAAATATATGCCACTCTTCTCCCCCAGATCGAGTCAGTTATTGGTTCGGAGAGTGATCTGACGGCCAATCTGGCAAATATTACAGCGGTTCTTAAAGAGGCTTTTGGCTTTTTTTGGGTAGGATTTTATGTGGTTAAAGAAGGCCAGCTTGTTCTGGGTCCATTTCAGGGCCCTCTGGCCTGCACCCGCATCCCTTTTAATAAGGGCGTATGTGGTGCCTCCTATACCAGGAAAGAAACCATTGTCGTTCCCGACGTTGACAAATTTCCCGGTCACATAGCATGCAGCTCGGCTTCCAGATCTGAGATTGTTTTACCGGTTCTGCACCGTAATGGTACCGTAGCGATGGTCCTGGATGTGGATAGCGACCAGCTGGATGACTTTGACGAAACCGATACCGAAGGATTAAAACGGATTGTGAAACTGGTGGAAAAAAAGTTATGA
- the purU gene encoding formyltetrahydrofolate deformylase, with the protein MDGPDHKGLIYQVTRILFEHNQNIIRNDEYVSPSGYFFMRTEFDGEADVSELLYALQKELPIGLNLRINPRKKKDVVLFVTKEHHCLGELLIRYAFDELDATILAVISNYNTLQPLVGKFGIPFHFISHENKSREEHEEAILRTLDVYRPEFLVLAKYMRIITPEFVSHFPNRIINIHHSFLPAFIGANPYRQAYERGVKIIGATAHFVNNDLDEGPIIAQDVKAVNHSQTASDMATLGRDTEKAVLSKALKLVFNDRVFIHHNRTIIL; encoded by the coding sequence ATGGACGGCCCGGATCACAAAGGGCTGATCTACCAGGTAACACGCATACTTTTTGAACACAATCAGAATATTATCCGGAATGATGAATATGTAAGCCCTTCGGGATATTTTTTCATGCGGACGGAGTTTGATGGCGAGGCCGATGTTTCTGAATTGCTTTATGCGCTGCAAAAGGAGCTACCGATCGGACTTAACCTGAGGATTAATCCCAGGAAGAAAAAGGATGTAGTACTTTTTGTTACCAAAGAACATCATTGTCTGGGTGAGTTGCTGATCCGTTATGCGTTTGACGAGCTGGATGCTACCATACTGGCGGTGATAAGCAATTACAATACACTCCAGCCGCTGGTGGGAAAATTTGGCATTCCGTTCCACTTTATTTCGCACGAAAATAAAAGCCGGGAGGAACATGAAGAAGCTATTTTAAGAACGCTGGATGTATATCGTCCTGAATTCCTGGTACTGGCAAAATATATGCGCATTATCACTCCGGAGTTTGTGAGTCATTTCCCCAATCGGATCATTAACATTCATCACTCGTTTTTGCCTGCATTCATAGGTGCTAATCCTTACAGGCAGGCTTACGAAAGAGGGGTTAAAATCATTGGAGCTACGGCGCATTTCGTCAATAACGATCTGGATGAAGGGCCGATCATTGCACAGGATGTGAAGGCGGTAAATCACAGTCAGACGGCATCAGATATGGCCACTTTGGGAAGAGATACCGAGAAAGCAGTACTGTCGAAAGCGTTAAAACTGGTTTTCAATGACCGCGTTTTTATTCACCATAACAGAACAATTATTTTGTAG
- a CDS encoding 2-isopropylmalate synthase, which yields MSQRVQIFDTTLRDGEQVPGSQLTTEEKIIVARQLEKLGVDVIEAGFPVSSPGDFRSVVEISKAVREPIICALSRAVVGDIDAAAEALQYAQRGRIHTGIGSSDIHIQHKFNTTREKIIERAVSATKYARTKVEDVEFYCEDAGRADLVFLAQLVEAVIGAGATVVNIPDTTGYCLPDEYGGKIRYIFENVKNVHKATISIHCHNDLGLATANSIAGITQGARQVEVTINGIGERAGNTSLEEVVMALNVHKELGLETGVNTQYIYPTSQLVSKMMRMQVQANKAIVGRNAFAHSSGIHQDGFLKNNLNYEIMNPHDVGVDKSDIVLTARSGRHALKHRLELLGFSYDKPAVDELYTRFLEVADLKKEVNDADLVELTRAFATV from the coding sequence ATGAGTCAAAGAGTTCAGATCTTCGATACCACTTTACGAGATGGCGAGCAAGTTCCAGGCAGCCAATTAACCACTGAGGAAAAGATTATTGTTGCCAGGCAACTCGAAAAGTTGGGGGTAGATGTGATAGAAGCAGGTTTCCCGGTTTCTAGCCCCGGCGATTTCCGGTCCGTTGTTGAAATATCCAAAGCCGTTCGTGAACCTATAATATGTGCCCTTTCCCGTGCTGTTGTGGGAGATATTGATGCGGCTGCCGAAGCCCTGCAATATGCGCAAAGAGGACGCATTCATACCGGAATCGGCTCGTCGGATATTCATATTCAGCATAAATTCAATACCACCCGCGAAAAAATTATCGAGCGTGCTGTTTCTGCAACCAAATACGCCCGCACCAAAGTAGAAGACGTGGAGTTTTACTGCGAAGATGCAGGTCGTGCAGACCTGGTTTTTCTTGCTCAATTGGTAGAGGCAGTCATTGGCGCCGGTGCCACGGTTGTAAATATCCCGGACACCACAGGCTACTGCCTCCCCGACGAATACGGCGGAAAAATCCGGTACATCTTCGAAAATGTGAAAAATGTTCACAAAGCTACGATCTCCATACATTGCCATAATGACCTGGGGCTGGCTACGGCAAACTCCATCGCGGGGATTACGCAGGGAGCCCGGCAAGTGGAGGTAACCATTAACGGAATAGGCGAAAGAGCCGGAAACACCTCTTTGGAAGAGGTTGTGATGGCGCTAAACGTGCACAAGGAACTTGGCCTGGAAACCGGTGTGAACACGCAGTATATTTATCCAACCAGCCAGCTGGTGTCCAAAATGATGCGGATGCAGGTACAAGCCAACAAGGCCATTGTCGGCCGTAATGCTTTTGCACATTCATCGGGTATACATCAGGATGGTTTCCTGAAAAATAATCTCAATTACGAGATCATGAACCCGCATGATGTAGGTGTCGATAAGTCGGACATCGTACTTACGGCCAGAAGCGGACGCCATGCCCTTAAACACAGGCTGGAGCTTTTGGGCTTTTCTTACGATAAACCGGCCGTAGATGAATTGTACACCCGGTTTTTGGAAGTTGCCGACCTGAAAAAAGAAGTGAACGATGCTGATTTGGTGGAGCTCACCCGTGCTTTCGCGACGGTCTGA
- the leuB gene encoding 3-isopropylmalate dehydrogenase codes for MKKHILVVPGDGIGQEVTAVGKKVLEKIAEKFGHEFTYDEALIGHVAIEATGNPLPEETLEKMKASDAVLFGAVGHPKYDNDPSAQVRPEQGLLKMRKELGLYANLRPIKLFDELLGASSIKPEILKGSDILFFRELTGDIYFGEKGRKNEGDTAYDIAEYSRYEVERIARKAFEAAGTRRKKLCSVDKANVLETSRLWREVVQAIAPEYPDIEVEHQFVDSAAMMLIKDPKRFDVVVTANLFGDILTDEASQIAGSMGMLASASVGDSTGVYEPIHGSAHDITGKGVANPLASVLSVALLLDISFGLKEEADTVIAAVDKLLKDGFRTRDIADASTPSEKILNTEAAGEELLKRI; via the coding sequence ATGAAAAAACACATTTTAGTAGTACCGGGTGACGGGATCGGACAGGAAGTAACGGCTGTCGGAAAAAAAGTCCTGGAAAAAATTGCAGAAAAATTCGGACACGAATTCACTTATGACGAGGCGCTCATAGGGCACGTGGCTATTGAAGCGACCGGAAATCCCCTTCCTGAGGAAACGCTGGAAAAAATGAAGGCATCGGATGCAGTCCTTTTTGGTGCTGTGGGTCATCCGAAATACGACAATGACCCTTCCGCACAGGTACGTCCTGAACAAGGATTGCTGAAAATGCGTAAAGAACTGGGCCTGTATGCCAACTTAAGACCTATTAAATTATTTGATGAGCTTCTGGGTGCTTCCTCTATCAAGCCTGAGATACTGAAGGGCTCGGATATCCTTTTCTTCCGCGAACTTACCGGAGATATTTACTTCGGAGAAAAAGGCCGGAAAAATGAGGGAGATACCGCCTACGATATTGCAGAATACAGCCGCTACGAAGTGGAACGCATTGCGCGTAAAGCCTTTGAAGCCGCGGGAACCCGCCGTAAAAAATTATGCTCTGTAGACAAAGCCAATGTTTTGGAAACAAGCCGTTTATGGAGAGAAGTGGTACAGGCTATTGCCCCTGAATATCCGGATATCGAAGTGGAACACCAGTTTGTTGATTCGGCTGCGATGATGCTGATCAAAGATCCCAAACGTTTTGATGTAGTGGTAACTGCTAACCTTTTTGGAGATATCCTTACCGACGAAGCCAGCCAGATAGCAGGATCCATGGGTATGCTCGCATCTGCCTCGGTGGGAGACAGCACAGGAGTTTATGAACCGATCCACGGCTCTGCTCACGACATTACCGGAAAGGGTGTTGCTAATCCGCTTGCATCGGTACTTTCAGTGGCCCTGCTGCTCGATATATCTTTTGGATTAAAAGAAGAAGCCGATACCGTCATTGCCGCAGTGGACAAACTGCTTAAAGATGGTTTCAGAACGCGGGACATTGCAGATGCTTCCACACCTTCAGAAAAAATCCTGAATACGGAAGCCGCGGGTGAGGAATTGCTGAAAAGAATCTGA